In one Corythoichthys intestinalis isolate RoL2023-P3 chromosome 16, ASM3026506v1, whole genome shotgun sequence genomic region, the following are encoded:
- the LOC130931693 gene encoding neuropeptide B-like, whose protein sequence is MPAKLLPPLPIAVLCALVLSSSAEAWYKQVGGSSYHSVGRASGLLSGIRRSPFDRRGADMEPSEGSFLPSFPETNVLRFSLKPTCMRDIVPKLLSCERLSADMTTFKCKADIFLSLD, encoded by the exons ATGCCTGCTAAACTCCTGCCGCCGCTGCCAATCGCGGTGCTCTGCGCTCTGGTGCTCAGCAGCTCCGCCGAGGCGTGGTACAAGCAGGTGGGGGGTTCAAGCTACCACTCGGTGGGCAGAGCGTCCGGCTTGCTCTCGGGAATCCGGAGGTCGCCGTTCGACCGCAGAGGAGCCGATATGGAGCCGTCAGAgggttccttccttccttcctttcctgaaacaaatgtgctgcgtttTAGTCTTAAG cCCACCTGCATGAGAGACATTGTGCCAAAATTGCTTAGTTGTGAACGCCTCTCTGCCGACATGACAACTTTCAAGTGCAAAGCGGACATTTTCCTCTCTCTGGACTGA